The Hordeum vulgare subsp. vulgare chromosome 7H, MorexV3_pseudomolecules_assembly, whole genome shotgun sequence DNA window GGagatgagaagaagaaatccCGGACCAATACATGTTGATTGTCATTTAATAATAAAGATTTGATTGTTAGAAATCATATATGTGTTAGTAAAGTTAGGATTCAAAATTGATTGCCACATAATTGGATTTTATTGTTTGGTAACGTACTATTAGTTCGTGTCATTTGTAACATGGCTGGTTAGGAAAACTTGGAAAGGTTAGACAAGTTTCTATTGGAAGGTGAAAAAAATTCAATGCGAAGGGATGATGGTGGGagatgagaagaagaaatccCGGACCAATACATGTTGATTGTCATTTAATAATAAAGATTTGATTGTTAGAAATCATATATATGTTAGTAAAGTTAGGATTCAAAATTGATTGCCACACAATTGGATTTTATTGTTTGATAACGTACTATTGGTTCGTGTCATTTGTAACATGGCTGGTTAGGAAAACTTGGAAAGGTTAGACAAGTTTCTATTGGAAGGTGAAAAAAATTCAATGCGAAGGGATGATGGTGGGagatgagaagaagaaatccCGGACCAATACATGTTGATTGTCATTTAATAATAAAGATTTGATTGTTAGAAATCATATATGTGTTAGTAAAGTTAGGATTCAAAATTGATTGCCACATAATTGGATTTTATTGTTTGGTAACGTACTATTAGTTCGTGTCATTTGTAACATGGCTGGTTAGGAAAACTTGGAAAGGTTAGACAAGTTTCTATTGGAAGGTGAAAAAAATTCAATGCGAAGGGATGATGGTGGGagatgagaagaagaaatccCGGACCAATACATGTTGATTGTCATTTAATAATAAAGATTTGATTGTTAGAAATCATATATATGTTAGTAAAGTTAGGATTCAAAATTGATTGCCACATAATTGGATTTTATTGTTTGATAACGTACTATTGGTTCGTGTCATTTGTAACATGGCTGGTTAGGAAACTTGGAAAGGTTAGACAAGTTTCTATTGGAAGGTGAAAAAATTCAATGCGAAGGGATGATGGTGGGagatgagaagaagaaatccCGGACCAATACATGTTGATTGTCATTTAATAATAAAGATTTGATTGTTAGAAAGCATCCACGTGTTAGTAAAGTTATGATTTAAAATTGGTTGCCACAtaattatatttcattgttcggTAACGTATTATTGGTCCCGATCATATCTAACATGGCTGGTGAGGAAAACCTgaaaaaaaatagattttttttattaaaaagtGAAAAAATCAATGTGAAGGGATGGTGGTGGGAGGTGAGATGAAAAAGCCTCGGATCAATACATATCGATTTTCACTTAATAATAGAGATTTAATTGTTAGTAAAGTTATGATTTAAAATTAATTGTCGCATGAGATATTTTATTGGAAGGTGAAAAAAAGGAATGACGGTGGAAGATGAGAcaaaaaacaaatgataaaaatcATAAATGCTGTTCATCAACTGAGTAATTAGGAGTAGATATATATAGATTAATAAAATCGAAATCAGTGTAGTTGTATCCGCTGGATAGAGATTTGTCGTCGCCTTCCATCCCCACCTCTGTCCAGCGGTGGACCCCGGCGGCAAGTCTCTGCGAGCTTATCGAGCGAGCGTTTCCTTCCTTcctccctcgcctcgcctcgcctcgctctCCCTCATCCACCATCAATCTACCGGGCACCCCCGCCTCCCTCTGTCTGCGCCGTGGGCCACCCCCCTCCCGCGCGTCGACGCCGACCCATCCTCGCCGCCGCCCCTGCGCCCCAACCCCCACCATTCACCAGCGCCCCAAACATAAGTCCGAGCGAGACAGAAGGAgagtggggagagggagaggagagcgGCGGCGACTAGCCAGCTCCGACCCCGCAGGCCCCTCCGCCGGCGGCCGTGCCCCCGggagccgccgccgctgctgctgatACTGTGTGGTaacccctctccctctctgtctCTGATAAGTACACTACAGTGCAGCGGAGGCTGCTTAATTATTTATTTCCCCAAACGAAATTTCTGCggcgagcgaggggaggggccctGAGAAGGGCCTGCATTGGATGGCTGCTGCGGCGGATTCGTCGCTCGCTCGACCCGCGAATCCGCGCGGGCATCGGGGGGAGATGCCGTGGTGCTCGGTGAGTGATCTAGGGTTTAGCGGCTCCGATCGGGGGCTCGTTTCCTCCGTTGCTAATTTGGGGTCCTCGTTTCCAATCCACGGCGTCGAATTCGGACGGGGGatagcaggaggtggcggcggctggccATGTTTTGGTTCCCTTTTGCAGTTAGAGGGCGGGCCGAGTGCAAGTGCTGCTGCCGGTGGCTGCTAGTGCTGGAGCTTGATGTGATGCTCATCACTGGTGACATTTGAGTGCCAGGTTCGCAGTCGGACCAGAGTTGGCAGTAGGTGGAAGCAGAATCTCCATGTTCTGGTGGGCGGCTCGGCGTTGCCACTGCTCCTTGTGCAGTGCCGCCGCCGGCGTGTGTAGTGTTACTCCCCCACAGCTTCTGGTGAGCGGAGCGTGCGGACCGTGGAGAGTGTACTGCCAGCTTCAATTGAAGGCGGCATCATGTGTGTTTGGATTCTATGATGCTCACCAGTCTGCTTGTTGTGAGGCTTTTGATTCCGCTATTTGAGCATTAGATTCAGAGTCATGTCTATAACTGCTTATGCACCCAATGTTTGATATGACAATAGCTGATTTGTTGCCCCCCTCCTACTTGCCTAACTAGAGAGGAGCACTAGCGTATGAAGTTGTTCAGCTGCGAAACTATGTGGCAAGTTTGGCCTCCGAGGATTTGGAGATCCATATTGAGGCTCTGGGTCTGCATTTCTGCTATCTGAGGAACTGAATCTGGAGTTGAAGTCTGTGAATGAATAATTGTTCATCTTCTAATTCTGTTCGATGGATACTGGCTGATTGAATTTTTGCCTTCCCTCACACATTGAGTAAACACGCGTAGCTACTTCGTCCCCAATTTTACCGATGCATTTTATTCTGATATCTATCTCATTTCTGAAATGGTTCATGTGTTGGCTTAGAAAGCACGCTATATTGACTACCTTCTCCTTTTCATCCCCTAATCTCGTTTTCCCCAGGAGTTCTTCTGAGCTCTGAAATAGCAACAAGAGAATCTAGCTAGTTTAATTTTAGTCATACCTTCCCTGTGATATCAGATTTGATATACTCTTgactctttttcttcttattttacaGGTAGTCACatagctgccctatttctcctgtCTGCAAACGAATGTGATAATGGACAACGTTGGACATAGGGAAGATGGGAGGCAAAGACAGGACTCATATAAAGCACTTCATACTCAGGTTTGTGTAATTCGTTATGGATAATTATTGTGCAAAATTTTAGATTTATATACTTGTTCTTTGACATATGAAAGATACACTGTGTGAGTAACTAGGGCATAGAACATTGATTTGATTCATTTTCTGTTAGTAAGCATTGTCCTGTAACAAAACTTCATTAAGGGCATAACCAGATCACGGGCTGTAGATGAGTGGCTAAAGTGTATATATGCTTGTTTTAAGGCTGAGGGCAATATTATTCAGCTAATGTACATACTATCCCTAAAGTTTCTCCAAATTGAGGAACGATCAAACTAAATAGTAGAAGTTCATGGTGATAAGATAGTAAGAAATTTCACAGcccgcttttgttcttttctttgtTTTGTTCTCCTGCATAGCTGTAGAGAAAATGGTACAGTTCAAACAACCATGCCCAAGAAATGAAGATCAAGACCTAAAATTGTCTTGGAAATGTGCGATGTTGAGCTTTTTTGTACTGCATTCAGAACTATCACAAACatcattttatattttttctgaacATAATTGTTGCAAAGATTTGCTCTATTAACGAATGTCGACCTTATGGTAATTGCTTTATGTTTCAGTGGATGATGCCCCAAAGGCAAATGAAAGACCACCACAGCATGAACCTCCTAGCACTGATGAGTGAGAGGGACAATGCCATCATGGAGAGAGACCATGCTCTGGCTGAGAAGAAAGCTGCCATGGCCGAGAGAGACATGGCGTTTGCCCAGCGGGACTCTGCAATGGCTGAACGTAATGCTGCAATCGTCGAAAGAGACAATGCCCTTGCCGCACTTGAACTAGCCCGTACAAatggatttaatatgaacaacGGGAACGGATTCAACCCAGGATCTCTCAATGGAGCGAAGAACTTCCACCACCACGACCAGCAGCCCCATGCTCAATCATTGCCTCTGCAACTGGCAGATGCTCCATACGACCATGCGAGGGAAATGCACATATCAGATGCATACCCGATCTCAACAGCTCCAGTGAGTGCTGCTGGAAAGGCAAAGAAGCCCAAGAAGAACAGTTCCCAAGGATCTCCACTGAAGAGGCCGTCAGGTGTGCTCCGGAAAACCAAGAAAGCTGCTGGTGACTGGAGAGACGTCGGAATTTCTGGTGGCGGCGAGGATCCAGCTCATGTCGCTTCTGTGATGAAGAACGAGTGGAAGGACCAGGACCTTGGTCTGAACCAGGTCTCGTTTGACGAGTCATCCATGCCCGCGCCTGCCTGCTCGTGCACGGGGGTCCTCCGCCAGTGCTACAAGTGGGGCAACGGCGGGTGGCAGTCGTCCTGCTGCACCATGAGCATGTCCCTGTACCCGCTCCCAGTGATGCCCAACAAGCGCCACGCCCGCATGGGCGGACGGAAGATGAGCGGGAGCGCATTCACAAAGCTGCTCAGCCGACTAGCGGCTGAGGGCCATGATCTGTCGGCGTCGGTGGACCTCAAGGACCattgggccaagcatggcacaaaCAGGTATATCACCATCCGGTAGCTCTGCTGCTTCTGTTCGACATGGAAGGAGGGATATGAGGCAAAGGTCCGTATAGTCTCCTTTGGTGGGTggatggaggggttcatcatgtccgcaATGTCAGTGAGTTCTTGGTGAATGCAGGTAGAATTCTGTGTAGGTCCTCCTCCCTTTCTGAACCCCGAGTCGCGCCAGACAGCGGCAATGTAATTTTAGCAACCCCAGGTATTAGTTGTCGAATTGGATTGCTGTATGGTTCAGACAACTGGATTTTAATTGGTAATAGGCGTTTCCTCCTTTGTCATGGCTTACATACATATCAGATGCTGCATTAGGACTCGTGCCTTGCTCCTGCAGGATGGCAGACGAACCAAGGATAACAGCAGCATCATGACATCATGATATTGCATTttgctctccctctcctccttatcctctccttcctcctcccctcgAGAGTCGCCTCTTGCTCAGGCCCGGCTCGGGCCCCTCTCCTCTCTGACGGCGCTGCCGGTCAGAGTAGGACAGGGAGAAGAGCTTGGGTAGATTGTAGATGTAAGGTTGGTTTTAGGACTGGCGTTATGCCGATGGGAGGTGTGCGGGTGGGAGGTGTGCGGCTGGTGCAGGCGAGCTACAACCAGCGGCTATCGGCGGTGAAGCTCCACTTCGCGGTGTTCCAGTGGTTAGAGCCAGAGGCGGGGGGGGATTTTCATCGGTGTTCCTCCCCCGAATAAGCTCGCGGATGTACCAGATCTGGAGCTCAAGCTCCTTCCCTACTTCTTGCGCTGCCATGGTGGTGGATTGgaggaagagggggggggggggggggggggggaggggattTAACTGTTCTATCTCCTCtgcgtgtccttggagccttagTTTTGCAGCAACTGGTTGGGAATCGATGCAGCACCAGGAGGTTCTTACCAATACGCTGTTGCATCTTCTGGTCGAAAGGCGACCACCTGGAGTTCTGGCGACGACGTCCGGCTCTTGTTTTTCCTCCTGGCCGCCGAGTCATATGGGAGGCAGTTTAGCAGGTTCTTCGTACTTCCTTTGTCTACCTCCGGTGTTTGTTGGCGGTGTTGTAGCCATTCCTCCGCCCCAAGTGGTTCCGTCCCCGGCGGTGGTGGGATTGGGACAGGATCGAACACGGCGAAGAGAATTCAATTGCTTTTCACTTTTGTTGTCTGGGGTCTTTTTTGTAAAATGTTCGGCTTGAGCTGTAATTTCTTCTTTCTATTGGGCCTTCATGTAAGATGTACCATACTTATTTAATACTGTATAAGTCTGGATCCTTCGGGGCCCTTTCCGTGTTAAAAAAATGATAATTGCATTTTTAATTACTACTCCCTCAGCAACAAAATCCCATTTTTCATTACTACTCCCTTtgaagaaatataagagcatttaggtcAGTACGCTAAAGGTAAATGCTCTTATATATTTTTCCAATGGGAGTAAGCTGCAGTTGTTCGATGTCGCCATCGTGGGACACAATCTGCATGCGAAAAGTAACAAAACGAAAGAGGAAAAAACCATCTAGTTATTGCCCGCAAATGTCAACTGACTTAACAGCACTACCGCAAAACCTATAGAGAAAGAAACAGGTTAAGAACTAAGTAAACCGGCTAACTTAAGTCATGGAGGTAACAACATACTCCCTTCATTTCATAATATAGCGTGTCTTTGTTTTTCTTAATCTAAATTTAACCAACGAGACCGATTGTGACAGGAGCAAATATTATACCACTGAATTCATATCGAAAAATACGAATTCAATGATATAATTCGCAATCGGTTTCATTGGTTAAGTATATGATGAAACTTAGATCTCAGGAAACACGGGCACACCATATCGTCGAATGGAGGAGTAgcaaaaagaaagaataaaagcaAGGATGAACAAATATGTGTGTGGCCTGACAAAGAAGAGACTGTTGGCCTACTAATTTTAttcagaaaagaaaaactacaaaCTGACATTCTGACAATGATAGGAAGAACCATGCAACAAGGAAGCATATTCTTTTCCGGGAGTCACGGATCACCGGGAACTCCTATAAATTCATAGAAAAAAACCACGTGTCGGGGCAACTCCAACAGATTTCGTATCCGTAAAAAATTACCTTTAAGATAAattcagaagaagaaaaaatgtcTTCAACAGATCTAGTAAACCTAGAATAATTTTAGAGGATCATATAATTTGGATCCatgtttccttttttctttgaaCGAAAGGGGTTGCCCCCTGCCCCATTTTATTAAAATGAAGCAGAATAGTCCAACCATACAACTCCCGGCTACATAGCAACTACAAGCAAAGACATGAAAGAGGAAAGCCCACCAAAGGAACTGTCCTGGAAGGAGGCAATTAACTACCTATTACAAAATCGAACAGTAGCTAAAGTTTTGCACCCAGGATAAGAAACATAGATAGCAGTCTATACGACAGATTACAGATCAAATGAGCGCCAGGCAATCCTCAGTACTTCCCCGCGCCGCTTGTCCAGCAGGAGGATGAATTGTTTCAGTTCGGCTAGCTGTGCAGTGTCGCAGAGAACCCCCCATCGATGCAACATCCCTCTTAATTTGGCAAGATTGCAGTCTAGACTTCTCCACGTGCGCCCCTGAAAACAAAATTCATTCCTCAATTTCCAGATACTCCACAAGGAGGCAGCAACCATCAAATTAAGAACAGGTTTCTGTTTGTTTAATTTCCAAAAGGAAGCAACCTCAGTAATACAAGTAATTATGTGGATTTTAAAGAACTCAGAAATGATACCCAAATGAGGTtagaattcacacaatcaaagaaAATGTTGAATAGACTCGGCTTCATTACAAAATAAGCATGTGTTATCTCCCAAAGTCTTTCTTTTAGCCACATTGTCTCTAGTTAGGGCCTTATTGTACAGACAAAGCCACAAAAACACATGAATCTTCTGAGGACAAAGTGTTTTCCATAAAGATTCTCCAAAAGGAGAAACCACACCACCAAAATTGATACACTTATAGGATGATTTAACAGAATAAATACCCTTAGTTTCCAGTGTCCATATAGGTGTATCAGGAGAGTCACACAAAGGATATTCTCTAATATGGCCAATAAGATTCTCCCATTCATTCATGACCCTACCATCAACACATCTTCTAGAAGATAGTCTAAGAACCATCCCATCCCAAACCTGGGACACAGTACAATCCTAATGATTACATATATCAAACAAATCCCAAAATTTAACCTTAAGGGAACAATCCCCAGCCCAAGTGTCATGCCAAAAACTAACATTAACACCATTGCCAATCTTCCAATGGTAAAAGTTCCTGGCGGCTTGTAATGCCCAGGACACACCTTTCCAGAAAGGGGAGCCTATTTGCTATCTGGCCCAGAATATAATTGGGCTAGCCACATCATACTTATAAGTAATCACTCTCTTCCAATCCCCAGAACTATTAAGAAAAAATCTTTTCCCCCAGGAAGCCAGCAGAGCCATATTATAATCTCTTATATTGGGAATCCCCAAACCACCAAATTTCTTCTTCCTAGACACCAAACCCCATTTAGCCAAATGGAATTTGTGATGATCTCCTATATCACCCCACAAAAAATGGGCCATCTGGGATCCATGTTTCCT harbors:
- the LOC123410194 gene encoding barley B recombinant-like protein D, which produces MDNVGHREDGRQRQDSYKALHTQWMMPQRQMKDHHSMNLLALMSERDNAIMERDHALAEKKAAMAERDMAFAQRDSAMAERNAAIVERDNALAALELARTNGFNMNNGNGFNPGSLNGAKNFHHHDQQPHAQSLPLQLADAPYDHAREMHISDAYPISTAPVSAAGKAKKPKKNSSQGSPLKRPSGVLRKTKKAAGDWRDVGISGGGEDPAHVASVMKNEWKDQDLGLNQVSFDESSMPAPACSCTGVLRQCYKWGNGGWQSSCCTMSMSLYPLPVMPNKRHARMGGRKMSGSAFTKLLSRLAAEGHDLSASVDLKDHWAKHGTNRYITIR